A single Halarcobacter anaerophilus DNA region contains:
- the era gene encoding GTPase Era, with the protein MTKCGYVSVVGRPNAGKSSLLNWLVGEKIAMVSHKANATRKRANIIVMHNDDQIVFVDTPGLHETEKLLNQFMLDEALKAIGDCDLILFLAPVTDKLTHYENFLEKNKKNTKHILLLTKIDNVTNSEVLEKMREYRKYSDKFEEIIPVSIKKQTTPSDILKEVVKYLPEHPYLFDPEILTTEHLRDIFKEFIRESIFENISDEIPYETDVLINKVEEKKDIDVVKATIIVQKGSQKGMIIGKGATAIKRIGKDARIKIEKLTGRKCFLELFVSVKKGWTKNKQGLKDLGYDVTF; encoded by the coding sequence ATGACTAAATGCGGTTATGTTTCAGTAGTCGGAAGACCTAATGCAGGTAAAAGTTCACTGCTAAATTGGCTTGTAGGGGAAAAAATTGCAATGGTTTCCCATAAAGCAAATGCAACAAGAAAAAGAGCAAATATTATTGTAATGCACAATGATGACCAAATTGTATTTGTGGATACTCCTGGACTTCATGAAACAGAAAAGCTTTTAAATCAGTTTATGTTAGACGAGGCCTTAAAAGCTATAGGAGATTGTGATCTGATTCTTTTTTTAGCTCCTGTAACGGACAAATTGACCCATTATGAAAATTTTTTGGAAAAAAACAAAAAAAATACAAAACATATTTTACTTTTAACGAAAATTGATAATGTAACAAACAGTGAAGTATTAGAAAAGATGAGAGAATACAGAAAATATTCCGATAAATTTGAAGAGATAATTCCTGTATCTATAAAAAAACAGACAACTCCTTCAGATATTTTAAAAGAAGTTGTAAAATATCTTCCTGAACATCCCTATCTTTTTGATCCTGAAATTTTGACAACAGAGCACTTAAGAGATATTTTCAAAGAGTTTATTAGAGAATCGATTTTTGAAAACATCAGTGATGAAATTCCTTACGAAACTGATGTTCTAATAAATAAAGTAGAAGAGAAAAAAGATATAGATGTAGTTAAAGCTACAATTATAGTACAAAAAGGCAGTCAAAAAGGGATGATAATAGGTAAAGGTGCAACTGCAATAAAAAGAATAGGAAAAGATGCAAGAATCAAAATCGAAAAACTAACGGGAAGAAAATGCTTTTTGGAACTTTTTGTTTCTGTAAAAAAAGGGTGGACTAAAAACAAACAAGGACTCAAAGACCTTGGGTACGATGTAACCTTCTAA